A single window of Athene noctua chromosome 1, bAthNoc1.hap1.1, whole genome shotgun sequence DNA harbors:
- the EEF1A1 gene encoding elongation factor 1-alpha 1, with the protein MGKEKTHINIVVIGHVDSGKSTTTGHLIYKCGGIDKRTIEKFEKEAAEMGKGSFKYAWVLDKLKAERERGITIDISLWKFETSKYYVTIIDAPGHRDFIKNMITGTSQADCAVLIVAAGVGEFEAGISKNGQTREHALLAYTLGVKQLIVGVNKMDSTEPPYSQKRYEEIVKEVSTYIKKIGYNPDTVAFVPISGWNGDNMLEPSSNMPWFKGWKVTRKDGNASGTTLLEALDCILPPTRPTDKPLRLPLQDVYKIGGIGTVPVGRVETGVLKPGMVVTFAPVNVTTEVKSVEMHHEALSEALPGDNVGFNVKNVSVKDVRRGNVAGDSKNDPPMEAAGFTAQVIILNHPGQISAGYAPVLDCHTAHIACKFAELKEKIDRRSGKKLEDGPKFLKSGDAAIVDMIPGKPMCVESFSDYPPLGRFAVRDMRQTVAVGVIKAVDKKAGGAGKVTKSAQKAQKAK; encoded by the exons ATGGGAAAGGAGAAGACCCACATTAACATCGTCGTCATCGGCCACGTCGATTCTGGCAAGTCCACCACCACCGGCCACCTCATCTACAAATGCGGTGGCATCGACAAGAGGACCATCGAGAAGTTCGAGAAGGAAGCTGCTGAG ATGGGCAAAGGTTCCTTCAAATATGCCTGGGTCTTGGACAAGCTAAAAGCTGAACGTGAGCGTGGTATTACTATTGATATTTCCCTGTGGAAATTCGAAACAAGCAAATACTATGTCACTATCATCGATGCTCCTGGACACAGAGATTTCATTAAGAACATGATTACTGGAACTTCTCAG GCTGACTGTGCTGTCCTGATTGTTGCTGCTGGTGTTGGTGAGTTCGAGGCTGGTATTTCCAAGAACGGGCAGACCCGTGAGCATGCCCTTCTGGCCTACACCTTGGGTGTAAAACAGCTGATTGTTGGTGTCAACAAGATGGATTCCACCGAGCCACCTTACAGCCAGAAGAGATACGAAGAGATTGTCAAAGAAGTCAGCACTTACATCAAGAAAATTGGCTACAACCCAGACACTGTAGCTTTTGTGCCAATTTCTGGTTGGAACGGAGACAACATGTTGGAGCCTAGCTCTAAT ATGCCCTGGTTCAAGGGATGGAAGGTTACCCGAAAAGATGGCAATGCTAGTGGAACCACCCTTCTTGAAGCTTTGGACTGTATCCTGCCACCAACTCGTCCAACTGACAAACCTCTGCGTCTGCCTCTTCAAGATGTCTACAAAATTGGCG GCATTGGTACTGTACCAGTAGGTCGTGTGGAAACTGGTGTTCTGAAGCCAGGCATGGTGGTTACATTTGCTCCCGTCAACGTTACAACTGAAGTAAAATCTGTTGAGATGCACCATGAAGCCCTGAGCGAAGCTCTGCCTGGTGATAATGTTGGCTTCAATGTTAAGAACGTGTCTGTGAAAGATGTTCGCCGTGGAAATGTTGCTGGTGACAGCAAGAACGATCCTCCAATGGAAGCTGCTGGCTTCACTGCACAG GTTATTATTCTGAACCACCCTGGCCAGATCAGTGCTGGTTATGCCCCTGTGCTGGATTGCCATACCGCTCACATCGCGTGCAAATTTGCTGAGCTCAAAGAGAAGATTGATCGTCGTTCTGGCAAGAAGCTGGAGGATGGCCCCAAATTCCTGAAATCTGGAGATGCTGCCATCGTTGATATGATCCCTGGCAAACCCATGTGTGTGGAGAGCTTCTCTGACTACCCTCCTCTCG gtCGTTTTGCCGTGCGTGACATGAGACAGACGGTTGCTGTTGGTGTCATCAAGGCAGTTGACAAGAAGGCTGGTGGAGCTGGCAAGGTCACAAAGTCTGCCCAGAAGGCCCAGAAGGCTAAATGA